The Trichosurus vulpecula isolate mTriVul1 chromosome 3, mTriVul1.pri, whole genome shotgun sequence genome includes a window with the following:
- the MAF gene encoding transcription factor Maf isoform X1 — protein sequence MASELAMSSSDLPTSPLAMEYVNDFDLMKFEVKKEPVETDRIISQCGRLIAGGSLSSTPMSTPCSSVPPSPSFSAPSPGSGSDQKTHLEDYYWMTGYPQQLNPEALGFSPEDAVEALISSSHQLQGGFDGYARGQPLPGSGGSLGAEEVGSSAAAVVSAVIAAAAAQSGAPHYHHHHHHPGGHHHPPGTVPPTASAASAAAAAAAAAAAAAAAASGPGSSSSSSSSSSSSSSGGGGSGGGGGGGGSAAGAGALHPHSHPHPHPHGSLHFDDRFSDEQLVTMSVRELNRQLRGVSKEEVIRLKQKRRTLKNRGYAQSCRFKRVQQRHVLESEKNQLLQQVEHLKQEISRLVRERDAYKEKYEKLVSSGFRENGSSSDNPSSPEFFISSCEIEFAEM from the exons ATGGCATCAGAGCTGGCAATGAGCAGCTCCGACCTGCCCACCAGTCCCCTGGCCATGGAATATGTTAATGACTTCGATCTGATGAAGTTTGAAGTGAAAAAGGAGCCGGTGGAGACGGACCGCATCATCAGCCAGTGCGGCCGCCTCATCGCCGGGGGCTCGCTGTCCTCCACGCCGATGAGCACGCCCTGCAGCTCCGTGCCCCCGTCGCCCAGCTTCTCGGCGCCCAGCCCGGGCTCGGGGAGCGACCAGAAGACTCACCTGGAAGACTACTACTGGATGACCGGCTACCCGCAGCAGCTCAATCCGGAGGCGCTGGGCTTCAGCCCCGAGGACGCGGTCGAAGCGCTCATCAGCAGCAGCCACCAGCTCCAGGGAGGCTTCGATGGCTACGCCCGGGGCCAGCCGCTGCCCGGCTCCGGGGGCTCCCTGGGCGCGGAGGAGGTGGGCTCGTCCGCCGCCGCCGTGGTGTCGGCGGTGATCGCTGCGGCCGCGGCGCAGAGCGGAGcgccccactaccaccaccatcaccaccaccccggGGGCCACCACCACCCGCCGGGCACCGTGCCCCCCACAGCCTCCGCCGCCTCCGCTGCAGCCGCAGCCGCTGCCGCAGCCGCCGCGGCCGCTGCGGCCGCCTCGGGCCCCGGCTCgtccagctccagctccagctcgTCCAGCTCCAGCTCATCCggaggcggcggcagcggcgggggcggcggcggcggcggctcggCTGCGGGGGCCGGCGCCTTGCACCCTCACTCGCACCCGCACCCGCACCCGCACGGCAGCCTGCACTTCGATGACCGCTTCTCCGACGAGCAGCTGGTCACCATGTCAGTGCGGGAGCTCAACCGGCAGCTCCGGGGGGTCAGCAAGGAGGAGGTGATTCGGCTGAAACAGAAGAGGAGGACCCTTAAAAACAGAGGCTATGCCCAGTCGTGCCGCTTCAAGAGGGTCCAGCAGAGGCACGTCCTGGAGTCGGAGAAGAACCAACTCCTGCAGCAAGTTGAACACCTCAAACAGGAGATCTCCAGGCTGGTCCGGGAGCGGGACGCCTACAAAGAGAAATACGAGAAGTTGGTCAGCAGTGGCTTCCGAGAAAACGGCTCGAGCAGCGACAACCCGTCGTCTCCAGAGTTTTTCAT TTCTTCATGTGAGATTGAGTTTGCGGAAATGTGA
- the MAF gene encoding transcription factor Maf isoform X2, with amino-acid sequence MASELAMSSSDLPTSPLAMEYVNDFDLMKFEVKKEPVETDRIISQCGRLIAGGSLSSTPMSTPCSSVPPSPSFSAPSPGSGSDQKTHLEDYYWMTGYPQQLNPEALGFSPEDAVEALISSSHQLQGGFDGYARGQPLPGSGGSLGAEEVGSSAAAVVSAVIAAAAAQSGAPHYHHHHHHPGGHHHPPGTVPPTASAASAAAAAAAAAAAAAAAASGPGSSSSSSSSSSSSSSGGGGSGGGGGGGGSAAGAGALHPHSHPHPHPHGSLHFDDRFSDEQLVTMSVRELNRQLRGVSKEEVIRLKQKRRTLKNRGYAQSCRFKRVQQRHVLESEKNQLLQQVEHLKQEISRLVRERDAYKEKYEKLVSSGFRENGSSSDNPSSPEFFMYPRDSSTSVM; translated from the coding sequence ATGGCATCAGAGCTGGCAATGAGCAGCTCCGACCTGCCCACCAGTCCCCTGGCCATGGAATATGTTAATGACTTCGATCTGATGAAGTTTGAAGTGAAAAAGGAGCCGGTGGAGACGGACCGCATCATCAGCCAGTGCGGCCGCCTCATCGCCGGGGGCTCGCTGTCCTCCACGCCGATGAGCACGCCCTGCAGCTCCGTGCCCCCGTCGCCCAGCTTCTCGGCGCCCAGCCCGGGCTCGGGGAGCGACCAGAAGACTCACCTGGAAGACTACTACTGGATGACCGGCTACCCGCAGCAGCTCAATCCGGAGGCGCTGGGCTTCAGCCCCGAGGACGCGGTCGAAGCGCTCATCAGCAGCAGCCACCAGCTCCAGGGAGGCTTCGATGGCTACGCCCGGGGCCAGCCGCTGCCCGGCTCCGGGGGCTCCCTGGGCGCGGAGGAGGTGGGCTCGTCCGCCGCCGCCGTGGTGTCGGCGGTGATCGCTGCGGCCGCGGCGCAGAGCGGAGcgccccactaccaccaccatcaccaccaccccggGGGCCACCACCACCCGCCGGGCACCGTGCCCCCCACAGCCTCCGCCGCCTCCGCTGCAGCCGCAGCCGCTGCCGCAGCCGCCGCGGCCGCTGCGGCCGCCTCGGGCCCCGGCTCgtccagctccagctccagctcgTCCAGCTCCAGCTCATCCggaggcggcggcagcggcgggggcggcggcggcggcggctcggCTGCGGGGGCCGGCGCCTTGCACCCTCACTCGCACCCGCACCCGCACCCGCACGGCAGCCTGCACTTCGATGACCGCTTCTCCGACGAGCAGCTGGTCACCATGTCAGTGCGGGAGCTCAACCGGCAGCTCCGGGGGGTCAGCAAGGAGGAGGTGATTCGGCTGAAACAGAAGAGGAGGACCCTTAAAAACAGAGGCTATGCCCAGTCGTGCCGCTTCAAGAGGGTCCAGCAGAGGCACGTCCTGGAGTCGGAGAAGAACCAACTCCTGCAGCAAGTTGAACACCTCAAACAGGAGATCTCCAGGCTGGTCCGGGAGCGGGACGCCTACAAAGAGAAATACGAGAAGTTGGTCAGCAGTGGCTTCCGAGAAAACGGCTCGAGCAGCGACAACCCGTCGTCTCCAGAGTTTTTCAT